A genomic stretch from Caulobacter sp. FWC2 includes:
- a CDS encoding DNA topoisomerase IB, with protein sequence MPRDTVELQPVSPGLLYVNDDDPGLRRIKSGAGFDYRDPDGARVDDAGTLDRIRALAIPPAWTEVWICPSPRGHIQATGRDQRGRKQYRYHDGWRRDRDGLKFGRMIAFGRALPKLRAKVEKDLVLRGLPRNKVIAAVVRLMELTLIRIGNEAYAQENKTFGLTTLRDRHAKLSSVGGTFQFKGKSGVVHTTGFRDRRLARIVKACQDVPGQRLFQYLDDDGQRRSVESADVNAYIRAAMGEDFSAKDFRTWAGTLAAARALCLTPKAASATEAKRNVNTCVKAVAGLLGNTAAVCRGSYIHPLVLESYQQGVLPLKPGRSERAFELATIRFLEAAQASCAEA encoded by the coding sequence ATGCCACGCGACACGGTCGAGCTTCAGCCGGTCTCACCCGGCCTTCTCTATGTCAACGACGACGATCCCGGCTTGCGGCGGATCAAGAGCGGCGCGGGCTTCGATTATCGCGATCCAGACGGCGCCCGGGTCGACGACGCAGGAACCCTCGATCGCATCCGCGCCCTGGCCATCCCGCCGGCCTGGACCGAGGTCTGGATCTGTCCCTCGCCGCGCGGCCACATCCAGGCCACCGGCCGCGACCAGCGGGGCCGCAAGCAGTATCGCTATCACGACGGCTGGCGGCGCGACCGTGACGGACTGAAGTTCGGCCGCATGATCGCTTTCGGCCGCGCCCTGCCCAAGCTGCGCGCCAAGGTCGAGAAGGACCTCGTCCTGCGGGGCCTGCCCCGCAACAAGGTGATCGCCGCGGTGGTGCGGCTGATGGAGCTGACCCTGATCAGGATCGGCAATGAAGCCTACGCACAGGAGAACAAGACCTTCGGCCTGACGACCCTGCGCGACCGGCACGCCAAGCTGTCCAGCGTCGGCGGCACATTCCAGTTCAAGGGCAAGAGCGGCGTGGTCCACACGACCGGCTTTCGCGATCGGCGCCTGGCCCGCATCGTCAAGGCCTGCCAGGACGTTCCGGGTCAGCGGCTCTTTCAATATCTCGACGACGACGGCCAGCGGCGCTCGGTCGAGAGCGCCGACGTCAACGCCTATATCCGCGCGGCGATGGGGGAGGACTTCTCGGCCAAGGACTTCCGCACCTGGGCAGGCACCCTGGCTGCGGCGCGCGCCCTGTGCCTGACCCCCAAGGCGGCCAGCGCCACCGAGGCCAAGCGCAACGTCAACACCTGCGTGAAGGCGGTGGCCGGCCTGCTGGGCAACACCGCCGCGGTCTGCCGGGGATCGTACATCCACCCGCTGGTGCTGGAATCCTATCAGCAAGGCGTCCTGCCGCTGAAGCCCGGCCGGTCGGAACGCGCCTTCGAACTGGCCACCATCCGCTTTCTGGAAGCCGCCCAGGCCTCGTGCGCCGAAGCTTAG
- a CDS encoding helix-turn-helix domain-containing protein, with translation MNDRPAVEPAHPVDLYVGARLRIRRKMMGLSQTQVADALGITFQQIQKYERGANRISASKLYDAAKLLQAPVSYFFEGLEDTDGGIDDGFAQRMTEFVSTPEGLELASLFPRLSDRRLRRRVVDLVRAMVDDDAP, from the coding sequence ATGAACGATCGACCCGCAGTCGAACCAGCCCACCCCGTTGATCTCTATGTGGGCGCCCGGCTGAGAATTCGCCGCAAGATGATGGGACTTTCCCAGACCCAAGTCGCAGACGCTCTGGGCATCACCTTTCAGCAGATCCAGAAGTACGAGCGTGGCGCCAACCGAATCAGCGCCAGCAAGCTCTATGATGCCGCCAAGTTGCTGCAAGCGCCTGTCTCCTACTTCTTCGAGGGCCTCGAGGACACCGACGGCGGCATCGACGACGGTTTCGCCCAGCGCATGACCGAGTTCGTCTCCACGCCCGAGGGCCTTGAGTTGGCCAGCCTCTTCCCTCGCCTGTCGGACCGCCGCCTGCGCCGCCGGGTCGTCGATCTGGTCCGCGCCATGGTGGACGACGACGCGCCCTAG
- a CDS encoding FAD-binding oxidoreductase — protein MKLHSGARVAVAGAGALGTAVALRLARACFKVTVFDPAAPGDNASGVAAGMLAPVSEALFDPASRGHLAIMRRARDLWATFALELNIPLARAGVRFEGSEAWRGEVGARLAALGLPDTDVTTEDWRLEAQPALAAMRVAAEAAGARFETGVVEAFAPGALTLADGRTEAFDVLVLATGPGLRDGHLAPETKVLAPIKGQILRVSGEVGNVVVRGEGVYLAPGEDLAIGATMEVGRDDLAPDASATRGLRAAAWGLRPDLDLDAAKVEVGVRVTTPDGLPLVGWSRTPGVMLAVGARRNGWLFAPLVADMVAAYLNGDNLDPDAIAMDARRFEKSEA, from the coding sequence ATGAAACTTCATTCTGGCGCGCGTGTCGCCGTGGCCGGGGCCGGCGCCTTGGGAACCGCCGTGGCGCTGCGCCTGGCGCGGGCCTGCTTCAAGGTCACAGTCTTCGATCCGGCCGCGCCGGGCGACAATGCTTCGGGCGTGGCCGCCGGCATGCTGGCGCCGGTCAGCGAGGCGCTGTTCGACCCCGCCTCGCGCGGACACCTGGCGATCATGCGCCGGGCGCGCGATCTTTGGGCGACGTTTGCTCTGGAGCTGAACATCCCCCTGGCTCGCGCCGGCGTGCGCTTCGAGGGATCAGAGGCCTGGCGCGGCGAGGTCGGCGCGCGACTCGCAGCGCTCGGTCTGCCCGATACCGACGTGACGACCGAGGACTGGCGCCTCGAGGCGCAACCCGCCCTGGCGGCGATGCGCGTGGCGGCGGAGGCGGCGGGTGCGCGGTTCGAGACGGGAGTCGTCGAGGCCTTCGCGCCGGGCGCCCTGACGCTGGCCGACGGCCGCACCGAGGCGTTCGACGTCCTGGTTCTGGCGACCGGCCCCGGCCTGCGCGACGGCCACCTGGCGCCTGAGACCAAGGTCCTGGCGCCGATCAAGGGCCAGATTTTGAGAGTCTCCGGCGAAGTCGGTAACGTGGTGGTCCGGGGCGAGGGCGTTTATCTGGCGCCGGGCGAGGATCTGGCCATCGGCGCCACCATGGAGGTTGGCCGCGACGACCTCGCGCCCGACGCCTCCGCGACTCGAGGGTTGCGCGCGGCGGCCTGGGGGTTGCGCCCGGACCTGGATCTCGACGCCGCCAAGGTCGAGGTCGGCGTCCGCGTCACCACGCCTGACGGCCTGCCGCTGGTGGGCTGGAGCCGGACCCCCGGCGTCATGCTGGCCGTCGGCGCGCGGCGCAACGGCTGGCTGTTCGCGCCGCTTGTGGCCGACATGGTCGCGGCGTATCTGAATGGTGATAACCTGGATCCGGACGCCATCGCGATGGACGCGCGTCGTTTCGAGAAGTCCGAGGCCTAG
- a CDS encoding acyl-CoA dehydrogenase family protein, which yields MSGFWLTEEQEAIREGVAKVCAAFDDEYWRRTDETGVFPEDFVAAIAQGGWLGVAMPESVGGAGLGLTEAAVMMQTVAQSGAGFSGASAIHLNIFGPMPLVKFGTDEQRERLLPRIISGEDKMCFAVTEPNSGLDTSSLETRAEKVDGGYRLNGRKIWTTGAQRANKILIIARTTPKDQCAKPHQGLSLFYTDADKIEAKPIPKMGRKAVECNMLFIEDLFVPAEDLVGEEGKGFAYLLHGLNPERVLFAVEAIGLGRAALAKATTYANERIVFGRPIGKNQGVAHPLAKSWAELEAANLLAFKAAALYDQGKDCGAEANAAKYLGAEAGFHACENAVLAHGGMGYAKEYDVERYFREAMIARIAPVSREMILNFIAERVLGLPKSY from the coding sequence ATGTCCGGATTCTGGTTGACCGAAGAGCAGGAAGCCATCCGCGAGGGCGTCGCCAAGGTGTGCGCCGCGTTCGACGACGAATACTGGCGCCGCACGGACGAGACCGGCGTCTTCCCCGAGGACTTTGTCGCCGCCATTGCTCAAGGGGGATGGCTGGGCGTGGCCATGCCGGAAAGCGTCGGCGGCGCGGGCCTGGGCCTGACCGAGGCCGCCGTGATGATGCAGACCGTGGCCCAGTCGGGCGCGGGCTTTTCGGGCGCCTCGGCCATCCACCTGAACATCTTCGGCCCGATGCCTCTGGTGAAGTTCGGCACCGACGAACAGCGCGAGCGCCTGCTGCCGCGGATCATCTCGGGCGAGGACAAGATGTGCTTCGCGGTGACCGAGCCGAACTCGGGCCTCGATACGTCCAGCCTGGAGACCCGCGCCGAGAAGGTCGACGGCGGCTATCGGCTGAACGGCCGCAAGATCTGGACCACCGGCGCCCAGCGCGCCAACAAGATCCTGATCATCGCCCGCACCACGCCCAAGGATCAGTGCGCCAAGCCGCACCAGGGTCTGTCCCTGTTCTACACCGACGCCGACAAGATCGAGGCCAAGCCGATCCCGAAGATGGGCCGCAAGGCCGTCGAATGTAACATGCTCTTCATCGAGGACCTGTTCGTCCCGGCCGAGGATCTGGTCGGTGAGGAGGGCAAGGGCTTCGCCTATCTGCTGCACGGCCTCAACCCCGAGCGGGTGCTGTTCGCTGTCGAGGCCATCGGCCTTGGGCGCGCGGCTCTGGCCAAGGCCACCACCTACGCCAATGAGCGGATCGTGTTCGGCCGACCGATCGGCAAGAACCAGGGCGTGGCCCATCCGCTGGCCAAGTCGTGGGCCGAGCTGGAGGCGGCCAACCTCTTGGCCTTCAAGGCCGCCGCCCTCTACGACCAGGGCAAGGACTGCGGGGCCGAGGCCAACGCCGCCAAGTACCTGGGCGCCGAGGCCGGCTTCCACGCCTGCGAGAACGCCGTCCTCGCTCATGGCGGCATGGGCTACGCCAAGGAATACGACGTCGAGCGCTACTTCCGCGAGGCGATGATCGCCCGGATCGCGCCCGTCAGCCGCGAGATGATCCTGAACTTCATCGCCGAGCGCGTGCTGGGACTGCCGAAGAGCTACTAG
- a CDS encoding energy transducer TonB: MNLALHPNGSGIPGLDDTPRKPSKVLVIGIAVSAAAHLALIGYLAYTKYVTPLPMAQEDPGFRLELPYTPPKPPPPPPPTDQPPPQASAPRLHIPLQTPFETPPPLQADPTVEAPPATGPITTLAPTPPAPSAPPAPQAKMISRPNWLKLPSADDMARYYPESAQRRGLSGSATLNCVVAINGAVRDCSVLSETPADEGFGNAAIKVSRFFRMKPQMEDGQAVDGATVRIPIRFSAGA; encoded by the coding sequence ATGAACCTGGCTCTCCATCCCAACGGCTCCGGCATTCCCGGCCTGGACGACACCCCGCGCAAGCCCTCGAAGGTGCTGGTCATCGGCATCGCGGTCTCGGCCGCCGCGCACCTCGCCCTGATCGGCTACCTGGCCTACACCAAGTACGTCACGCCGCTGCCGATGGCGCAGGAGGACCCCGGCTTCAGGCTGGAGCTGCCCTATACGCCGCCGAAGCCGCCGCCCCCTCCCCCGCCGACGGACCAGCCGCCGCCGCAGGCCAGCGCTCCAAGGCTGCACATCCCGCTGCAGACACCGTTCGAAACGCCCCCGCCTCTACAGGCCGATCCGACCGTCGAAGCACCGCCGGCCACCGGCCCGATCACCACCCTGGCGCCGACTCCGCCCGCGCCTTCGGCTCCACCCGCTCCGCAGGCAAAGATGATCAGCCGTCCCAACTGGCTAAAATTGCCTTCGGCCGACGACATGGCCCGCTACTATCCAGAAAGCGCTCAGCGGCGCGGCCTGTCGGGTTCGGCCACCCTGAACTGCGTAGTGGCGATCAACGGCGCGGTCCGCGACTGCTCGGTCCTGTCGGAAACCCCGGCCGACGAGGGCTTTGGCAATGCAGCCATCAAGGTTTCCCGCTTCTTCAGGATGAAGCCGCAGATGGAGGACGGCCAGGCCGTGGACGGCGCCACCGTCCGCATCCCGATCCGGTTCAGCGCGGGCGCTTGA
- a CDS encoding transglycosylase SLT domain-containing protein → MPAVSSIRSVVESAIQRASSATGVDFTFLMGTAKRESGFNPAARARTSSASGLFQFVDQTWLSTLKKHGSKYGYARYADLISQGPDGRYRVDGDEARKAVLGLKADPHAASLMAGELTSDHASYLRGRVGRDPTAGELYAAHFLGPAGSARLIQAATASPGASAAAMFPDAAQANKSIFYKDGRAATVGEVYANLTRTGGATRVTEQPGTVRLPEGDQGFTQYAGGRRLERIRQQEAMVDLILRGSQDVGNPFGGSDNSSMGGGQRLASSMFSAEMLRVLAEANDKIKQR, encoded by the coding sequence ATGCCCGCCGTCAGTTCCATCCGCAGCGTCGTCGAGTCGGCGATCCAGCGCGCGTCCAGCGCGACGGGGGTCGACTTCACGTTCCTGATGGGCACGGCCAAGCGCGAAAGCGGCTTCAACCCGGCGGCCAGGGCCCGAACCTCTTCGGCGTCGGGCCTCTTCCAGTTCGTCGACCAGACCTGGTTGTCTACGCTGAAGAAGCACGGCTCCAAATATGGCTACGCCCGCTATGCCGATCTGATCTCGCAGGGACCCGACGGCCGCTATCGGGTCGACGGCGACGAGGCCCGCAAGGCCGTGCTGGGCCTCAAGGCCGATCCGCACGCCGCCTCGCTGATGGCCGGTGAACTGACCTCGGACCACGCTTCGTATCTGCGGGGACGGGTGGGGCGCGACCCGACCGCCGGAGAGCTCTACGCCGCCCACTTCCTGGGCCCGGCGGGTTCGGCCCGGCTGATCCAGGCCGCCACCGCTTCGCCTGGCGCCAGCGCCGCCGCCATGTTCCCGGACGCGGCCCAGGCCAACAAGTCGATCTTCTACAAGGACGGCCGCGCCGCCACGGTGGGCGAGGTCTACGCCAACCTGACCAGGACCGGCGGCGCGACCCGCGTCACCGAGCAGCCGGGCACAGTGCGTCTGCCCGAGGGGGACCAAGGCTTCACGCAATATGCCGGTGGTCGCCGTCTGGAGCGGATCCGCCAGCAGGAGGCGATGGTCGACCTGATCCTGCGCGGTTCACAGGACGTCGGCAATCCGTTCGGCGGCTCGGACAATTCGAGTATGGGCGGCGGTCAGCGCCTGGCCAGCTCGATGTTCTCAGCCGAGATGTTGCGTGTGCTGGCCGAGGCCAACGACAAAATCAAGCAGCGCTGA
- a CDS encoding CaiB/BaiF CoA-transferase family protein, whose product MLEGLRVVELATYIAAPGAAGIMADWGAEVIKVESPEGDPMRRFFDTIGSDQDANPIFELDNRGKKAVVLDIRSDLGRDALKALAATADIFLTNVRPAALARAGVDYETLKAINPRLIYCSLTGYGLTGPDRDKPGMDVAAFWSRAGVGSITAPKGTEPFPIRTGMGDHVTSLATVSAILAAVHERTNTGVGRLVETSLLRTGVYAIGSDMAIQLRFGKLASTRGRREALQPLANFYKTADGRWICLLPRQGSVDWPRIAAAAGRPELVEDPRFANAKARRENGQALVDILDEAFGAMAYGDAAEALDAGDITWAPYQTPRELAVDAQAEAAGCFVDTPDGAGGTFKAPAAPARFPGAQDGPRGPAPKLGADTEAVFRELGWSDDRITELTKISAA is encoded by the coding sequence ATGCTGGAGGGACTGCGGGTCGTCGAGCTGGCGACCTATATCGCCGCCCCCGGCGCGGCCGGGATCATGGCCGACTGGGGCGCCGAGGTGATCAAGGTCGAGTCGCCTGAAGGCGACCCGATGCGGCGGTTCTTCGACACCATCGGCTCGGACCAGGACGCCAACCCGATCTTCGAACTCGATAACCGCGGCAAGAAGGCCGTGGTGCTGGACATCCGCTCCGACCTGGGCCGCGACGCCCTAAAGGCCCTGGCGGCCACCGCCGACATCTTCCTGACCAATGTCCGCCCCGCCGCCCTGGCGCGCGCCGGCGTCGACTACGAGACGCTGAAGGCGATCAATCCGCGCCTGATCTATTGCAGCCTGACGGGCTACGGCCTGACGGGTCCGGACCGCGACAAGCCCGGCATGGACGTGGCGGCCTTCTGGTCGCGCGCCGGGGTCGGATCGATCACCGCGCCGAAGGGGACAGAGCCGTTCCCGATCCGCACGGGCATGGGCGACCACGTCACCTCGCTGGCCACGGTGTCGGCGATCCTGGCGGCCGTGCACGAGCGCACGAACACCGGCGTCGGCCGGCTAGTCGAGACCTCGCTGCTGCGCACCGGTGTCTATGCCATCGGCTCGGACATGGCGATCCAGCTGCGGTTCGGGAAGCTGGCCTCCACGCGCGGACGACGCGAGGCGCTGCAGCCGCTGGCCAATTTCTACAAGACCGCCGACGGCCGCTGGATCTGCCTGCTTCCTCGCCAGGGCTCGGTCGACTGGCCGCGCATCGCCGCCGCCGCCGGACGACCCGAGCTGGTCGAGGATCCGCGCTTCGCCAACGCCAAGGCCCGCCGCGAGAACGGCCAGGCGCTGGTCGATATCCTGGACGAGGCCTTCGGCGCCATGGCCTATGGCGACGCCGCCGAGGCCCTGGACGCCGGCGACATCACCTGGGCGCCCTACCAGACGCCGCGCGAGCTGGCCGTGGATGCGCAGGCCGAAGCCGCCGGCTGCTTCGTCGACACACCCGACGGCGCGGGCGGCACGTTCAAGGCGCCCGCCGCGCCGGCTCGCTTCCCAGGCGCGCAAGACGGCCCGCGCGGACCCGCGCCGAAGCTGGGCGCGGACACCGAGGCTGTATTCAGGGAATTAGGGTGGTCAGACGATCGGATCACCGAGCTGACCAAAATCAGCGCTGCTTGA
- a CDS encoding hybrid sensor histidine kinase/response regulator has protein sequence MLAERRPKDISTDGAHLAKALDAQAALLPYALGVFAVSLPLFVWIGSFAANRVWMTASFAVFAINWGAFYAVVNWLRDQASQDLNRRARVQVMGGVLWALASVQVSMFALGAGPAREPLLLLATAGAVLCAFFAAPYLVGLLIVAPIAAAGPLVASFSGDRQLGELTWGATALALTLALILNRMFRRQHDLAVQHEHLVDERLRVLEAAERTARSKSDIVATLSHEIRNGLTGVTHVLAAAAGKGGRAAPSREQLNAALDAAQDLIAVLNATLDSETAESGRLSVEAQPFDPVRLVQDLALLDKPNAAIKGLELAVHIDPLLRLRDKGAIVADALRTRQIITNLLGNAVKYTVRGRIEVRLELREGQIAIEIADTGPGLSAEEMEQAFEPFRRIERTGAGVNGAGLGLSLSRQLARLMGGALEARSAVGVGSCFTLTLPFDPDAQCALDAGEMEAAVADTSGAPRALRILIAEDDALNAAMLRAILEQLGHQVVHAQNGRRAADLAKIAEFDLLMFDHRMPVMDGPAATASLREGEGPNRHAPIVAIIDGDGEETTGFLEAGADIMLRKPVTVAGVARALADASALDRRADRAAA, from the coding sequence TTGCTCGCCGAGCGCCGCCCTAAAGATATCTCGACGGACGGCGCGCACCTCGCCAAGGCGCTGGACGCCCAGGCCGCGCTATTGCCTTACGCACTTGGGGTTTTCGCGGTCAGCCTGCCGCTTTTCGTGTGGATCGGATCGTTCGCCGCCAACCGCGTGTGGATGACCGCCAGCTTCGCGGTGTTCGCGATCAACTGGGGCGCCTTCTACGCGGTGGTGAACTGGTTGCGCGACCAAGCGTCGCAAGATCTTAACCGTAGGGCCCGAGTCCAGGTGATGGGCGGCGTGCTCTGGGCTCTGGCCTCGGTGCAGGTCTCCATGTTCGCCCTGGGCGCGGGACCGGCGCGCGAGCCCCTGCTGCTGTTGGCCACGGCCGGCGCGGTGCTGTGCGCCTTCTTCGCCGCGCCCTATCTGGTGGGCCTGCTGATCGTTGCGCCGATCGCGGCGGCCGGTCCGCTGGTCGCGTCCTTCTCCGGCGACCGCCAGCTGGGCGAGCTGACCTGGGGCGCGACAGCCCTGGCGCTGACCCTGGCCCTGATCCTGAACCGCATGTTCCGCCGTCAGCACGACCTGGCCGTCCAGCACGAGCACCTGGTCGACGAGCGCCTGCGGGTGCTGGAGGCCGCAGAGCGCACCGCCCGCTCCAAGTCCGATATCGTCGCCACCTTGAGCCACGAGATCCGCAATGGCCTGACCGGCGTCACCCACGTTCTGGCCGCCGCCGCCGGCAAGGGCGGCCGCGCCGCACCGTCACGCGAGCAACTGAACGCCGCCCTCGACGCGGCCCAGGACCTGATCGCCGTGCTGAACGCCACGCTTGATTCCGAGACCGCCGAATCCGGCCGCCTCAGCGTGGAGGCCCAGCCTTTCGATCCGGTGCGCCTGGTCCAGGACCTGGCCCTGCTGGACAAGCCCAACGCCGCGATCAAGGGCCTGGAACTGGCCGTCCACATCGATCCCCTGCTGCGCCTGCGCGACAAGGGCGCGATCGTCGCCGACGCCCTGCGCACCCGCCAGATCATCACCAACCTGCTGGGCAACGCGGTCAAATATACCGTGCGTGGCCGCATCGAGGTTCGCCTGGAGCTGCGCGAAGGCCAGATCGCCATCGAGATCGCCGACACCGGCCCTGGCCTGTCTGCCGAGGAGATGGAGCAAGCCTTCGAGCCCTTCCGCCGCATCGAGCGCACCGGCGCCGGCGTCAACGGCGCCGGACTGGGCCTGTCGCTGTCGCGTCAGCTGGCCCGTCTGATGGGCGGCGCGCTTGAGGCGCGCAGCGCCGTGGGCGTCGGCAGTTGCTTCACCTTGACCCTTCCGTTCGACCCAGACGCCCAGTGCGCGCTCGACGCCGGGGAGATGGAGGCCGCCGTCGCCGACACCTCCGGCGCGCCGCGCGCCCTGCGCATCCTGATCGCCGAGGACGACGCCCTGAACGCGGCCATGCTGCGCGCTATCCTCGAGCAGCTGGGCCACCAGGTGGTTCACGCTCAGAACGGCCGCCGCGCCGCCGATCTGGCCAAGATCGCCGAATTCGACCTGCTGATGTTCGACCACCGCATGCCGGTCATGGACGGCCCCGCCGCCACCGCCAGCCTGCGCGAGGGCGAAGGCCCCAACCGCCACGCCCCGATCGTCGCCATCATCGACGGCGATGGCGAGGAGACCACCGGTTTCCTGGAGGCCGGAGCCGACATCATGCTGCGTAAGCCGGTCACCGTGGCCGGCGTCGCCCGCGCCCTGGCCGACGCCTCGGCGCTGGACCGCCGCGCCGATCGCGCCGCCGCCTGA
- the spbR gene encoding pole-localized protein SpbR: MATTRAALTDSDIRMLVKGATPDERALAAHKLCRSIDRGALSDEDRQVAHEILRVMAADAAELVRRAMAVTLKNSTALPPDVANRLARDVESVSLPIISFSPVFTDTDLAEIVRVGGSVRQKAVAKRPKLSSRITTLLVEQGDEDVVATACANDNARFSEVALQKVLDRFAKSESVLQAVAYRTALPLSVSERLIDMVGEQLRDHILASHALSAERTMELILGAKERATIDLVDQAGRAADPKAFVAHLSKVGRLSPSLLLRALAHGHMTFFEWAVAELAGIPHHRTWLMIHDAGPLGLKAICERAGLPPRLYSAFRAGVDAFHGLEFDGGAHDRERFQENMIQRFLTSSHTVSREDSEYLMERMDRSSGRRRSDRARDQGAA; the protein is encoded by the coding sequence ATGGCCACCACACGCGCCGCACTCACCGATTCCGACATCCGCATGCTCGTGAAGGGCGCGACGCCTGACGAGCGCGCGCTGGCGGCGCACAAGCTCTGCCGCAGCATCGACCGTGGCGCGCTGAGCGACGAGGACCGCCAGGTCGCGCACGAAATCCTGCGGGTGATGGCCGCCGACGCCGCCGAGCTGGTCCGCCGGGCCATGGCGGTGACCCTGAAGAACTCCACGGCCCTCCCGCCGGACGTCGCCAACCGCCTGGCCCGCGACGTCGAGAGCGTCAGCCTGCCGATCATCAGCTTCTCGCCGGTGTTCACCGACACCGACCTGGCCGAGATCGTCCGCGTGGGCGGTTCGGTGCGTCAGAAGGCGGTGGCCAAGCGCCCCAAGCTCTCCAGCCGCATCACCACCCTGCTGGTCGAGCAGGGCGACGAGGACGTGGTCGCTACGGCCTGCGCGAACGACAACGCCCGTTTTTCGGAAGTCGCGCTGCAGAAGGTCCTGGACCGCTTCGCCAAGTCCGAAAGCGTGCTGCAGGCTGTCGCCTATCGCACGGCCCTGCCGCTCTCTGTCAGCGAACGCCTGATCGACATGGTCGGCGAGCAGCTGCGCGATCATATCCTTGCCAGCCACGCCCTGTCGGCCGAGCGCACGATGGAGCTCATCCTGGGCGCCAAGGAGCGCGCCACGATCGACCTGGTCGACCAGGCCGGCCGCGCCGCTGATCCCAAGGCCTTCGTAGCGCACCTCAGCAAGGTCGGCCGCCTGTCGCCGTCGCTGCTGCTGCGGGCCCTTGCCCACGGGCACATGACCTTCTTCGAGTGGGCCGTGGCCGAGTTGGCCGGAATTCCGCACCACCGGACCTGGCTGATGATCCATGACGCTGGTCCGCTGGGGCTTAAGGCGATCTGCGAGCGGGCCGGCCTGCCGCCGCGCCTCTATTCGGCCTTCCGCGCGGGCGTCGACGCCTTTCACGGCCTGGAGTTCGACGGCGGCGCCCATGATCGCGAGCGCTTCCAGGAGAATATGATCCAGCGCTTCCTGACCTCGTCGCACACGGTCTCGCGCGAGGACAGCGAGTACCTGATGGAGCGCATGGATCGCAGCAGCGGCCGCCGCCGCTCCGATCGCGCCAGGGACCAGGGCGCGGCCTAG
- a CDS encoding NUDIX hydrolase: MSDSPPGETRLAATVLLLRDAPSFEVLMVKRHHQIDFAAGALVFPGGKSHQGDSDPRWRELAIGFDEVGQDGVALRIAAIREAYEEAGILLARDGDGAFYAGEAAKDVRAAVAEDKVAFLDVVQDLGLKLDLSALTVFARWITPKLMPKRFDTWFYVAHAPLAQQAICDGHEAVDAEWIAPGLALDLAASGQRKVIFPTRMNLQMLAESASPADAVARAVGRELVTVEPWVDGRVLRIQENAGYGPVTEPLDAL, translated from the coding sequence ATGTCTGACTCTCCGCCGGGCGAGACCCGTCTCGCCGCCACCGTACTGCTGCTTCGAGACGCGCCTTCATTCGAGGTGCTGATGGTCAAGCGGCATCATCAGATCGACTTCGCCGCCGGGGCCTTGGTGTTCCCGGGCGGCAAGAGCCACCAGGGCGACAGCGACCCGCGCTGGCGCGAACTGGCCATCGGCTTCGACGAGGTTGGCCAGGATGGCGTGGCCCTGCGCATCGCCGCGATCCGCGAGGCCTATGAAGAGGCCGGCATATTGCTGGCCCGCGACGGGGATGGGGCCTTCTACGCCGGAGAGGCGGCCAAGGACGTCCGGGCGGCGGTGGCCGAGGACAAGGTGGCCTTTCTGGACGTGGTCCAGGACCTGGGCCTGAAGCTGGATCTCTCGGCCCTGACGGTGTTCGCCCGCTGGATCACGCCCAAGCTGATGCCCAAGCGCTTCGACACCTGGTTCTACGTCGCCCACGCGCCGTTGGCCCAGCAGGCGATCTGCGACGGCCACGAGGCGGTCGACGCCGAGTGGATCGCCCCAGGCCTGGCGTTGGACCTGGCGGCCTCAGGGCAGCGCAAGGTGATCTTCCCCACGCGCATGAACCTGCAGATGCTGGCCGAGAGCGCCAGCCCAGCCGACGCCGTGGCGCGAGCTGTCGGGCGCGAGCTGGTCACCGTCGAGCCCTGGGTCGACGGCAGGGTGCTGCGGATCCAGGAGAACGCCGGCTATGGGCCGGTGACGGAACCCCTGGACGCGCTTTGA